Within Sorghum bicolor cultivar BTx623 chromosome 2, Sorghum_bicolor_NCBIv3, whole genome shotgun sequence, the genomic segment AACCACAAACCTGACAAAATCTAATATATGTTGACACAAAGACAATTAACAATTCACAATTTTTTTTATGTAGTTAGACAAGGACAAAACATTAATATATTGTAATAACACAAAGACAATTGACAAACTCTAAATAACCCACAAGAGAATAAATACAATGTGGATGTGTGCCACACACGGCCAACACGTGGCCTGATGTAAATCAAATTTTCATGCACATGACATTTAGGAAAagtgttttctttttgttagtTACCAACCGCTGCGTCTATGATGTCGAGTACTGGCGACATGAAACCACCGGTCAGTAAATCGACGACCCTGAAGCCAATGACGCCGACCTTGATGACAGTTCTGGTTTTGCCCCTTCTCCGTCGTCGTCTCTCACCCTGCTGAGCAGCAACAAGGGAGGTGCACCTCGGGTGCACGTCGTAGTTGCACGCCGCGCAGAGGTACATGTAGCGCCCTGCGCCGGAGGTCTCCCTGCAGGCGTCGCACCAGCGGCTGGCTCCCAGACGGGTGAGAGTGAGATGGTGGCCGGGGTGCCCGTCGAAGTCCACCAGCAGCGGGAGGCTCAGGCAAGCCTCGTGGATGTTGAACCCGCACTCGTCGCAGCTGTAGCCGGCGCCCGTGACTGTGAGCTCGCACGCGGCGCACGAATGCGTGGATGCGTCGGTGTAGTGGTACCTCGTTAGCAAGTGCTGTGGATGGAAGAAGGTGCTCTTGATAGCGGCGCTATCAGCTGCcatcgtctctctctctctctctctctctctctctctctctctctctctctctctctgggcGTGCCTACCTCTTCGATCTGCCTGGTGTTTTGGTTTCTGGTTTTTGGGATTGCTTTGGGCACTTTGTGAATTGAACCAGCAGAACTATATATACTAGCTACTCGGATGTTTGAGACTGCACCGTgtgaatgttttttttttcattaattTTGGCGCAAATAACCGTGGCGCGAAACGTATACGACTTCGTCTACCGTAGTCCGATGTACTAGGTCAGCagtatgtgtcagtggcactaCAGATTCCTGCAGAGTGCAGAGTATACCGACTCTGAAAGCTCACTGTCGGACAAGTCCGGTGCATGTGCCGCTGGAGAGACAGGCGTGTTTGAAGGGGTCGCCCGTGGACTTGTCTTCAAGATCATCTGCCTTATATTGGTGATtatactatggccttgtttagtttacaaaattttaattttggctattgtagcgtttgtatttaacaattattgtctaactataaactaactaggctcaaaagatttatctcgcaaattatagacaaactgtataattagttatttttatctatatttaatgcatgctccatgcatatgtcataagatttaatgtgacagaaaatctcaaAAAAAATTAGGAACTAAATAAAGCCTATGTTCACTTGACGCTAGCTCATTCCACAGCAACTTCAAACTGTGTGTTACATGCTATAATGAATTTTACGCAAGTAGTGTTTGGTACAAATTAACCACCACGTCGTTGTTTGTTCACTGCATGAAGATCTCTAGACACTGATCACTCCCATCGAccaaaaacaaaattttttaaaaagacAGTGGACGGAGGCCAATACTATGGGcgtgtttagatctaaaatctttttagattttagcactatagcacttttatttttatttgacaagcattgtccaattattgagtaactaagcttaaaatattcgtctcacgatttacagataaactatgcaattagttattcttatCTAATGCTCcgtgcatatgccacaagatttgatgtgatgaagaatcttatAAACTTTTGGGTTTTTAAGATCATCGATCAAGAATAAAGAAGTACTGAGCCATTATTATTACTAGTATATTgctcgtgctaacgctacggtgatATTTCGGACAACACAAATTAAACAACCAAAATGGTATATATGCTTTGGAGAttttgaaaataaatcatacacat encodes:
- the LOC8079177 gene encoding protein kinase C, eye isozyme encodes the protein MATRSQSDLDLFLSASSCPPSTISTFFHPQHLLTRYHYTDASTHSCAACELTVTGAGYSCDECGFNIHEACLSLPLLVDFDGHPGHHLTLTRLGASRWCDACRETSGAGRYMYLCAACNYDVHPRCTSLVAAQQGERRRRRRGKTRTVIKVGVIGFRVVDLLTGGFMSPVLDIIDAAVGN